A stretch of Campylobacter gracilis DNA encodes these proteins:
- a CDS encoding fibronectin type III domain-containing protein, with product MKKFYRLTLSATLAILVAGCATSSAPSASDESLPRVESIRTITSDNEIGLEWPRYDSNTAVLGFVVYRAPASGGEAKKIATIADPYSTHYVDTRLQPGTSYKYTVRTYGAKGVSAPSPVAIASTAKMLESVPFAQAIYGLPGRVKIIWRPHPDLRVSSYLIERRPKGGESWSTIKEVRGRLSAEYIDNIDYGEGYEYRITVKTENGELSKPSAVIAAAQAE from the coding sequence ATGAAAAAATTTTACCGACTAACGTTGAGCGCTACTTTAGCGATATTAGTGGCTGGCTGCGCTACGTCTAGCGCGCCTAGCGCAAGCGACGAAAGCCTGCCGCGCGTGGAGAGCATTAGGACGATCACGAGCGACAATGAGATCGGACTTGAGTGGCCAAGATACGACAGCAATACCGCCGTACTTGGCTTTGTCGTTTACCGAGCGCCTGCAAGCGGCGGCGAAGCCAAAAAAATCGCCACTATCGCAGATCCATACTCCACACACTACGTAGATACGAGGCTGCAGCCGGGCACTTCGTATAAATACACCGTGCGCACATACGGCGCCAAGGGCGTTTCGGCTCCTTCTCCGGTCGCTATCGCAAGCACAGCAAAGATGCTAGAGTCCGTGCCGTTTGCGCAGGCGATCTACGGGCTTCCGGGCCGCGTTAAGATCATCTGGCGCCCGCATCCAGATCTTCGCGTAAGCTCTTATCTAATCGAGCGCCGTCCTAAGGGAGGCGAGTCATGGAGCACGATTAAAGAGGTTCGCGGCAGACTTAGCGCCGAATATATCGACAATATCGATTACGGCGAAGGATACGAATACCGCATTACCGTCAAAACCGAAAACGGAGAGCTGTCCAAGCCTAGTGCAGTCATTGCCGCAGCGCAGGCAGAATAA
- a CDS encoding FtsW/RodA/SpoVE family cell cycle protein, which produces MFKIDKKILAYFDFIQPFLIVPIVVFSYVLISEANDVLSSKQVVYFGVGFAVFTLFFLFPIRKFLYLIPIFYWTNIILLLSVDFFGVSKLGARRWLEIPFVHFTLQPSEVMKPAFILMLMYLIHKNPPPKNGYGLKDFLRLSFYILLPFVLIAKEPDLGTAAILFLTGFAILFIIGVDKKIWLTLIIVFVASSPILYENMHDYQKKRIADFISEEPNYQVKQAIIAIGNGGIYGKDKDEATQTHFKFLPIATSDFIFAYTIERFGFVGAAALIALYALLILHLLSLNYDFKSDYLIRVFTSALASLIFIYTGVNISMVVGFAPVVGVPLPFFSYGGSSFITFMILFGILQNLLTFRMKDNYKTYKIRM; this is translated from the coding sequence TTGTTTAAAATTGACAAAAAGATTTTAGCATATTTTGATTTCATTCAACCTTTTTTGATCGTGCCGATAGTGGTTTTTTCATACGTTTTAATAAGCGAGGCAAACGACGTGCTGTCCTCGAAGCAGGTGGTTTATTTCGGCGTCGGATTTGCCGTTTTTACGCTGTTTTTTCTCTTTCCGATACGCAAATTTTTATATCTGATCCCGATATTTTATTGGACCAACATCATATTGCTGCTCAGCGTCGATTTTTTCGGCGTTAGCAAGCTAGGAGCTAGGCGCTGGCTAGAGATTCCTTTCGTGCATTTTACGCTGCAGCCCAGCGAGGTAATGAAGCCCGCATTTATCCTGATGCTGATGTATCTGATACACAAAAATCCGCCGCCGAAAAACGGCTACGGGCTGAAGGATTTTTTGCGCCTTAGCTTTTACATACTTCTGCCTTTCGTTCTGATCGCGAAAGAGCCCGATCTAGGCACCGCCGCGATACTTTTTTTGACGGGATTTGCGATCCTTTTCATCATCGGCGTCGATAAAAAAATTTGGCTTACGCTGATCATCGTTTTTGTGGCCAGCTCGCCGATTTTGTACGAAAACATGCACGATTATCAAAAAAAGCGCATCGCCGATTTCATCAGCGAGGAGCCCAATTACCAGGTCAAGCAGGCGATCATCGCTATCGGAAACGGCGGCATCTACGGCAAGGATAAGGATGAAGCGACGCAGACGCACTTTAAATTCTTGCCGATTGCGACGAGCGATTTTATCTTCGCTTATACGATCGAGCGCTTCGGCTTCGTGGGGGCTGCCGCGCTGATCGCGCTGTATGCGCTGCTGATACTGCATCTGCTGAGCCTGAACTACGATTTCAAAAGCGATTATCTGATACGGGTCTTTACGAGCGCGCTTGCCTCGCTCATTTTCATCTACACGGGCGTCAATATCTCGATGGTGGTGGGCTTCGCGCCCGTCGTGGGCGTGCCGCTGCCGTTTTTCAGCTATGGCGGCAGCAGCTTCATCACCTTTATGATCCTTTTTGGAATTTTGCAAAATTTGCTGACGTTTAGGATGAAGGATAACTACAAGACCTACAAGATTAGGATGTAA
- a CDS encoding cell division FtsX domain-containing protein — protein sequence MKSIKTHFGVIFSLVALLFSVQFGIFMSNLTKSYERSIQNEYNIVLVSKTPLSLQDAQKAVPKISSLSEISTAGITERLKGKISQNAFAELSKNLPKFYSVKLESFPDAAQLAKIEQDLKSIGSLTRVEIFKKTHDEIFKILLLIKSLVYGFAFLIVLLGVMLIHRQMRIWVYEHKERIEIMELFGASFLIKSGKLYRMAIIDSFIATLIVTCFYIALPSWEMFSTTLKGIGDLRTAIVLPYDALILLGVALALSIIAVSFVMLQIGNKRA from the coding sequence ATGAAATCGATTAAAACCCATTTCGGCGTGATCTTTTCGCTCGTCGCGCTGCTTTTCTCCGTGCAGTTTGGAATTTTTATGAGTAACCTAACCAAAAGCTACGAGCGCTCGATCCAAAATGAATACAACATCGTGCTAGTCTCCAAAACCCCGCTCAGCCTGCAAGACGCGCAAAAAGCGGTGCCGAAGATCAGCTCGCTTAGCGAAATTTCCACAGCGGGCATCACCGAGCGACTGAAGGGTAAAATTTCACAAAACGCCTTTGCCGAGCTTAGTAAAAATTTGCCTAAATTTTATAGCGTCAAGCTCGAGAGCTTCCCCGACGCCGCACAGCTTGCAAAGATCGAGCAAGATCTAAAATCCATAGGCTCGCTTACGCGGGTTGAAATTTTTAAAAAGACCCACGATGAAATTTTTAAAATTTTACTGCTTATCAAAAGCCTCGTTTACGGCTTTGCGTTTCTCATCGTGCTTTTAGGCGTGATGTTAATTCACCGTCAGATGCGTATCTGGGTTTACGAACACAAAGAGCGCATCGAGATCATGGAGCTTTTCGGCGCGTCGTTTCTGATAAAAAGCGGCAAACTCTACCGAATGGCGATAATAGACTCCTTCATCGCCACGCTGATCGTGACCTGCTTTTACATTGCGCTTCCCTCTTGGGAGATGTTTTCGACAACGCTTAAAGGTATCGGCGATCTGCGCACCGCCATAGTGCTGCCTTACGACGCGCTGATCCTTTTAGGCGTGGCTTTAGCACTATCTATCATCGCGGTAAGTTTTGTGATGCTGCAAATCGGAAATAAACGAGCATGA
- a CDS encoding nitronate monooxygenase, whose translation MSIKIGKHEIAHPIIQGGMGLGISWDNLAGNVSLNGCLGVISSVGTGYYENLKFAKKSLDGRPYQSENFYSKEALFAIVQNARKICGDAPLGMNVMCAANDYEHIVRDTCEAGIDIIISGAGLPTNLPEFTADFPDVALVPIVSSAKALKIIAKRWKQRYDRIPDAVVLEGPLSGGHQGFTYEQCGDPAFALDNLIPQVKAEIAQWGSFPLFVAGGIWDKTDIDRVKSLGADGVQMGTRFIGTFECDAAEEFKQVLLNAKKEDIQLLKSPVGYPARGIHTNLQDMIAAGSAPKIRCISNCVSPCERGKGANAVGYCIADRLSDAYLGKTQSGLFFTGANGWRLNEIISVKELIEKLVNGEDS comes from the coding sequence ATGAGTATAAAAATAGGCAAACACGAGATTGCGCACCCGATAATTCAAGGCGGCATGGGACTTGGTATCAGCTGGGATAATCTTGCCGGCAATGTCAGCCTAAACGGCTGTCTAGGCGTCATTAGCTCGGTCGGCACCGGCTATTACGAGAATCTTAAATTTGCCAAAAAATCGCTCGATGGCAGACCATATCAAAGCGAGAATTTTTATAGCAAAGAGGCGCTTTTTGCCATCGTGCAAAACGCTCGTAAAATTTGTGGCGATGCGCCTTTGGGGATGAACGTAATGTGTGCGGCGAACGACTACGAGCACATCGTGCGCGACACGTGCGAAGCAGGTATCGACATCATAATTAGCGGCGCCGGGCTTCCTACCAATCTGCCGGAATTTACGGCCGATTTTCCGGACGTCGCGCTCGTGCCCATCGTCTCCTCCGCTAAGGCTCTTAAGATCATCGCCAAGCGCTGGAAGCAGCGCTACGACAGAATTCCCGACGCTGTAGTGCTCGAAGGCCCTCTTAGCGGCGGACATCAGGGCTTTACCTACGAGCAGTGCGGCGATCCAGCGTTTGCGCTAGATAATCTAATCCCGCAAGTAAAAGCAGAAATCGCACAATGGGGCAGCTTCCCGCTATTTGTCGCAGGCGGAATTTGGGATAAAACCGACATTGATCGCGTGAAATCTTTGGGCGCGGATGGCGTGCAGATGGGTACGCGCTTCATCGGCACCTTTGAATGCGACGCCGCGGAGGAATTTAAGCAGGTACTTCTTAACGCCAAAAAAGAAGACATCCAGCTTCTAAAATCGCCCGTAGGCTATCCCGCGCGCGGAATTCATACCAATCTGCAAGATATGATCGCCGCGGGCAGCGCGCCTAAGATCCGCTGTATCAGCAACTGCGTAAGCCCTTGCGAGCGCGGCAAAGGCGCTAACGCCGTAGGATACTGCATCGCCGACCGCCTAAGCGACGCATATCTGGGCAAAACGCAAAGCGGCCTGTTTTTTACCGGTGCGAACGGATGGCGATTAAACGAGATAATATCCGTGAAGGAATTGATAGAAAAACTTGTAAATGGCGAAGATAGTTAA
- a CDS encoding cell division ATP-binding protein FtsE — MAEITDDYNIITAAGLTLGYEKAGAVIQDASFGIGAKDFVIITGKSGSGKSTLLKSFYGGIDIIGGELNVCLCDLKGITNSDLRTLRQRIGIIFQNYRLINEWTIERNIMLPLMIMGYNQQVCQDQAKKLLRHVELGHKMGKYPLELSGGEQQRVALARAMAHNPRLLLCDEPTGNLDDYSSAIIWNLLRSACESWNACVVIVTHKMPSTLRFRHRHFEIKDAKVNEID; from the coding sequence ATGGCAGAGATAACGGACGATTACAACATCATCACCGCAGCGGGCCTCACGCTAGGCTACGAAAAGGCGGGCGCAGTCATCCAAGACGCGAGCTTCGGCATCGGTGCGAAGGACTTCGTCATCATCACGGGCAAGAGCGGCAGCGGCAAATCCACGCTGCTTAAGTCCTTCTACGGCGGTATCGACATCATCGGCGGCGAGCTAAACGTCTGCCTGTGCGATCTAAAGGGCATCACAAACTCCGATCTGCGCACCCTGCGCCAGCGCATCGGCATTATCTTTCAAAACTACCGCCTGATCAACGAATGGACGATCGAGCGCAACATAATGCTTCCGTTAATGATAATGGGCTACAATCAACAGGTCTGCCAAGACCAAGCCAAAAAGCTACTGCGCCACGTCGAGCTCGGGCATAAGATGGGTAAGTATCCGCTCGAGCTTAGCGGCGGCGAGCAGCAGCGCGTGGCTTTGGCGCGTGCGATGGCGCATAATCCGCGCCTGCTGCTGTGCGACGAGCCTACGGGAAATTTGGACGACTACTCCAGCGCCATTATTTGGAATTTGCTGCGCTCGGCGTGCGAGTCGTGGAACGCCTGCGTCGTCATCGTAACGCACAAAATGCCCTCCACGCTTCGTTTTAGGCACCGACATTTTGAGATTAAGGACGCTAAAGTAAATGAAATCGATTAA
- a CDS encoding N-acetylmuramoyl-L-alanine amidase, translating into MAKIVKIFLIAAFSCVLAFGASSEAFFAKFDKDFIVATPNYKRSLHKELKSLYQGASDKEVRIKALKRLVYSSKNLGLDSSAYEKELARINTKDADKTKSKSSSDESKQSSSSAEKKSSKNSKKTSSASNEDSQASSSSKTKSTKSKKSSEAENSKSSSNLADKNPKASASENSKASTSKNSSAKKTQAAKNADLSSLSKEDLEFLRSTRPIGADEAVDSQEDDGGEDAIAQNEDEEEAADQSSELRKSSVKKADKNAQLALNSLRGDKNEIVLEFNRDLSQSDYKDFTIASNDHFRFVIDFSARQKSQKTRLKDSFVSDVRVSQYNDKTVRIVLSDPKEFNANVEINGNMMILSTAEGLKAAKSARAEKNKDQKSGRKRGREQDSEPQVSTIDETQGAKTVSVAAGKIYKSTKGKLIVIDPGHGGSDSGAVGNGLKEKNVVLATSKKLGALLTKRGYKVLYTRSTDVFINLRSRTAFAAKKNADMFISIHANAAPNASSALKMSGVETFFLSPARSERSKNAAALENRGDLEDMNTFSKQTFLNFLNREKIISSNKLAIDIQSYMLSSVKKSFSSKDGGVREAPFWVLVGATMPAVLVEIGYITHPQEGKNLGKSAYQDRIAQGIANGVDAYFQKNK; encoded by the coding sequence ATGGCGAAGATAGTTAAAATTTTTCTAATCGCGGCTTTTAGCTGCGTATTGGCGTTTGGAGCTTCCAGCGAGGCGTTTTTTGCGAAATTCGACAAGGATTTCATCGTAGCGACGCCGAATTACAAGCGCTCGCTGCACAAAGAGCTAAAATCGCTCTACCAAGGCGCGTCCGATAAAGAGGTCCGCATCAAAGCGCTAAAGAGGCTGGTTTACAGCTCGAAAAATTTAGGGCTTGACTCCTCCGCCTACGAAAAGGAGCTCGCGCGCATAAATACAAAGGACGCGGATAAAACGAAATCCAAAAGCTCTAGCGACGAAAGCAAACAAAGCTCAAGCTCCGCTGAAAAGAAAAGCTCGAAAAATTCCAAAAAAACAAGCTCTGCTAGCAATGAGGACTCTCAAGCTTCGAGCAGCTCCAAAACAAAATCCACAAAAAGCAAAAAAAGCTCCGAAGCGGAAAATTCCAAAAGCTCTTCAAATTTAGCGGATAAAAATCCCAAAGCTTCCGCCTCGGAAAATTCTAAAGCCTCTACATCCAAAAACTCCTCCGCCAAAAAAACGCAAGCTGCGAAAAACGCCGATCTAAGCTCGCTATCTAAAGAGGATTTGGAATTTTTACGCTCGACTAGACCGATCGGCGCGGACGAGGCCGTAGACTCCCAAGAGGACGATGGCGGTGAGGACGCAATCGCGCAAAACGAGGATGAGGAAGAGGCCGCAGATCAAAGTAGCGAGCTTAGAAAAAGCAGCGTCAAAAAAGCGGACAAAAACGCCCAGCTTGCGTTAAATTCTCTGCGCGGCGATAAAAACGAGATCGTGCTTGAGTTTAACCGCGATCTAAGCCAGAGCGATTACAAGGATTTCACCATTGCAAGCAACGATCATTTTCGCTTCGTGATTGATTTTAGCGCGCGACAAAAGTCACAAAAAACGCGGCTTAAAGATAGCTTTGTTAGCGATGTACGCGTCTCGCAATACAACGACAAGACCGTGCGCATCGTACTTAGCGACCCGAAAGAATTCAACGCAAACGTAGAAATTAACGGCAATATGATGATTTTAAGTACGGCTGAAGGCTTAAAAGCTGCAAAATCTGCGCGCGCAGAAAAAAACAAGGATCAAAAATCAGGGCGCAAGCGCGGACGAGAGCAAGATAGCGAGCCGCAAGTCAGCACTATAGATGAAACTCAAGGCGCCAAAACCGTATCCGTGGCTGCCGGTAAAATTTACAAATCGACCAAAGGCAAGCTCATCGTAATCGATCCGGGGCACGGCGGTAGCGATTCGGGCGCGGTCGGAAACGGGCTGAAGGAAAAAAATGTCGTGCTGGCCACATCCAAAAAGCTCGGTGCGCTGCTTACCAAGCGCGGATACAAGGTTCTTTATACGCGTAGCACCGACGTGTTTATAAATTTAAGGTCGCGCACCGCTTTCGCCGCTAAAAAAAACGCCGATATGTTTATCTCGATCCACGCAAACGCTGCTCCTAACGCTAGCTCAGCACTTAAAATGAGCGGTGTGGAAACCTTTTTCTTAAGCCCGGCTAGAAGCGAGCGCAGTAAAAACGCCGCCGCGCTCGAAAACAGGGGCGATTTGGAGGATATGAACACCTTCTCGAAGCAGACCTTCCTAAATTTCTTAAATCGCGAGAAGATAATCTCCTCAAACAAGCTTGCCATCGACATTCAAAGCTATATGCTAAGCTCGGTCAAAAAGAGCTTTTCAAGCAAGGACGGCGGCGTGCGCGAGGCGCCGTTTTGGGTGCTGGTGGGCGCTACGATGCCCGCGGTACTCGTGGAGATCGGCTACATCACGCACCCGCAGGAGGGTAAAAATTTAGGCAAAAGCGCCTATCAAGACCGCATCGCCCAAGGTATCGCAAACGGCGTGGACGCGTACTTTCAGAAAAACAAGTGA
- the trmB gene encoding tRNA (guanosine(46)-N7)-methyltransferase TrmB codes for MPNFITQSVSLPPLPARFGEVEFLETARGRNLTLVRTKSFDSEFFITLKPSDGKVIVKGEKITKPAKIGHLQRALEIFKERFCGSIISQAFAYKDSSLTEKTPLILDENEILSLVKSSKFNKIFIEIGFGSGRHLLHQAHSNQDALLIGIEIYKPAIEQVAKLAIREGLQNIALIATDARILLSLLPAGCLQRVFLHFPVPWDDAPHRRVISDEFASQIARTLELGGRFELRTDSEEYFLYAMQKLSPYVQRKAGEISHFKNRDAAVASKYEDRWRKMDKDIYDLIYENKTAGLGEPQQFEMEFLKFDAAAIARNFKNSTFKGEDFFVHFEEIFYFDAQKSLDADWACTADGGVNFDAGSDSNFTSKTNSNPCANLDGGFISYEAGADGMSEAINLNAMRGKNLTKRASMDEISSGGGKILATTASDKISACENATQILKKASGALNTNRADKTSAKDGVNLKEDRLSTNGVNLTGGGVASARNTISTGAATSAKFNRPASSEKRALACEQIATSSALNASGTEGALAAIDATGASTTPAAIGTIDASNMPNLDGSFAATRAAEANATSNATHTDEANVTQILKKASAILCKNELQTELKNELNHAAEPQAELQNKSNSIKSQVGRRSEPSHDELQAEHQGKLNRAEQQDKQQSKPCCTEPQNERQSKSGAAEPQDVLILLSLGAFDFPQQCFIRANASGTRYFIRRPLPTRENHAAHQKISEIFSQWQR; via the coding sequence TTGCCGAATTTCATAACCCAAAGCGTGAGCCTGCCGCCGCTGCCTGCTAGATTCGGCGAGGTCGAATTTTTAGAAACGGCGCGCGGCAGAAATTTAACGCTCGTGCGAACTAAGAGCTTTGATAGCGAGTTTTTTATCACCCTAAAGCCCAGCGACGGCAAAGTAATAGTAAAGGGCGAAAAGATCACTAAGCCCGCCAAGATCGGTCATCTGCAGCGAGCGCTCGAAATTTTTAAAGAGCGCTTCTGCGGGTCGATCATCTCGCAGGCGTTTGCTTACAAAGACAGCTCGCTCACCGAAAAAACGCCGCTGATTTTGGACGAGAATGAAATTTTATCCCTCGTAAAAAGCTCTAAATTTAATAAAATTTTCATCGAGATCGGCTTCGGCTCAGGCCGACACCTGCTTCATCAAGCGCACTCAAATCAAGACGCGCTGCTAATCGGTATCGAAATTTACAAGCCAGCAATCGAACAGGTCGCAAAGCTAGCGATCCGCGAGGGGCTGCAAAACATCGCTCTCATAGCCACCGACGCGCGGATTTTACTAAGCCTGCTTCCCGCGGGTTGCTTGCAGCGCGTGTTTTTGCACTTCCCCGTGCCGTGGGACGATGCGCCGCACCGCCGCGTCATAAGCGACGAGTTCGCCTCGCAGATCGCACGCACGCTCGAGCTCGGCGGCCGCTTCGAGCTTCGCACCGACAGCGAGGAGTACTTCCTCTATGCGATGCAAAAGCTCTCGCCCTACGTTCAGCGAAAAGCGGGCGAAATTTCGCATTTTAAAAACCGCGACGCCGCCGTAGCGAGCAAATACGAGGATAGATGGCGCAAGATGGACAAAGACATCTACGATCTGATCTATGAGAACAAAACCGCGGGTCTGGGCGAGCCGCAGCAATTTGAGATGGAATTTTTAAAATTTGACGCGGCGGCAATCGCACGAAATTTTAAAAATTCTACCTTCAAAGGCGAGGATTTTTTCGTGCATTTTGAGGAAATTTTTTATTTTGACGCGCAAAAAAGCTTGGATGCGGACTGGGCTTGCACCGCGGATGGTGGCGTAAATTTTGATGCAGGCAGTGACTCAAATTTTACCTCAAAAACGAACTCAAATCCTTGTGCAAACCTAGATGGCGGTTTTATCTCGTACGAAGCAGGCGCCGACGGCATGTCCGAAGCCATAAATTTAAACGCAATGCGAGGAAAAAATTTAACTAAGCGCGCAAGCATGGATGAAATTTCGTCAGGCGGCGGCAAAATTTTAGCTACGACAGCGAGCGATAAAATTTCAGCTTGCGAGAACGCTACACAAATTCTAAAAAAAGCAAGCGGCGCACTGAATACAAACCGCGCGGATAAGACGAGTGCAAAAGACGGCGTAAATTTAAAAGAGGATCGCTTGAGCACAAACGGCGTAAATTTAACAGGCGGCGGCGTAGCGAGTGCGAGAAATACGATAAGCACAGGCGCCGCAACGAGCGCTAAATTTAACCGCCCCGCCTCGAGCGAAAAGCGCGCTTTAGCCTGCGAACAGATCGCAACAAGCAGCGCGCTAAATGCTAGCGGCACGGAGGGTGCGCTTGCAGCTATCGACGCGACAGGTGCGAGCACTACACCCGCAGCGATCGGCACAATAGATGCAAGCAATATGCCGAATTTGGACGGCTCATTCGCGGCGACCCGTGCAGCGGAAGCAAACGCCACATCAAATGCAACCCACACAGACGAAGCGAACGTTACGCAAATTCTAAAAAAAGCGAGCGCCATACTTTGCAAAAATGAATTGCAAACCGAACTAAAAAACGAGCTAAACCACGCTGCTGAACCGCAAGCCGAATTACAAAATAAATCAAACTCTATCAAGTCGCAAGTCGGGCGCCGAAGCGAGCCAAGCCATGACGAGCTACAAGCCGAACACCAAGGCAAATTAAACCGTGCCGAGCAGCAAGATAAACAGCAAAGCAAGCCGTGCTGCACCGAGCCGCAAAACGAACGGCAAAGCAAGTCGGGCGCCGCCGAGCCGCAAGACGTGCTAATCCTGCTTTCGCTCGGTGCATTCGACTTTCCGCAGCAGTGTTTCATCCGCGCAAACGCAAGCGGCACGCGCTACTTCATCCGCCGCCCGCTTCCTACGCGCGAAAACCACGCGGCACATCAAAAAATTTCGGAGATATTTTCACAATGGCAGAGATAA
- a CDS encoding murein hydrolase activator EnvC family protein — protein MKKAFLAPLLTLGLAAALTYAAPAKGQSTKDKIAKAGQELKSSQKEGMQLSQKIDEIAGQIVKEQEGFKKREGEIKQLSDTIEGLKDQYATEAQELEKLNSQKVTLLSVQNDLESKIVSVISQELSFDLITDVNSTTTPDSIMASEILEALGVVMNDELKGLIKDYENNQNFINEQNKKIKSIQASMAGYDKKKTDLDAKQTTQKEKLAQMKKDKEDYIAKLEKINDEQDAISKTLQELKIIDDAEEKAKAQKEEAARQAKLEAQKQKERQAREKEYAKAKVAAKKAGKPEPAPPSEPEPEVSEPADERVSKINQKVKQYGSSYQSSRVKKYGGAKTTAPLNGAYLKRKFGNYNDPVYNIKLFNENIVLGSNSGDTQVKAVLPGKVVFAKETAVLDKVVILEHSGGIHTIYAHLNQIPPTVRVGSNVKKGYIIGRIGSDLTFEVTQQNYHINPLDLISLR, from the coding sequence ATGAAAAAGGCTTTTTTAGCGCCGCTTCTTACGCTGGGGCTTGCCGCGGCTCTTACTTATGCCGCGCCCGCAAAGGGACAAAGCACGAAAGATAAAATCGCCAAAGCGGGTCAAGAGCTCAAAAGCTCGCAAAAGGAGGGGATGCAACTCTCGCAAAAGATCGACGAGATCGCAGGCCAGATCGTAAAGGAGCAGGAGGGCTTTAAAAAGCGCGAAGGCGAGATCAAGCAGCTAAGCGACACGATCGAGGGCTTAAAAGATCAATACGCCACTGAAGCGCAGGAGCTTGAGAAGCTCAATAGCCAAAAAGTCACTCTTCTTAGCGTACAAAACGATCTGGAAAGCAAGATCGTAAGCGTAATCTCACAAGAGCTATCGTTTGATCTCATCACCGACGTAAATTCCACCACCACGCCCGATTCTATCATGGCTAGCGAAATTTTAGAAGCTCTTGGCGTCGTTATGAACGACGAGCTGAAAGGGCTAATCAAAGACTACGAAAATAATCAAAATTTTATCAACGAGCAGAACAAAAAGATCAAATCGATCCAGGCGAGCATGGCGGGCTATGACAAGAAAAAAACCGATCTTGACGCCAAGCAAACCACCCAAAAAGAGAAGCTCGCGCAGATGAAAAAGGACAAAGAGGACTACATCGCGAAGCTGGAGAAGATAAACGACGAGCAAGACGCCATATCTAAGACCCTGCAGGAGCTTAAGATCATCGACGACGCCGAGGAGAAAGCCAAAGCGCAGAAGGAGGAAGCGGCGCGCCAAGCAAAGCTTGAAGCGCAGAAGCAAAAGGAGCGTCAGGCGCGCGAAAAAGAGTACGCCAAAGCAAAGGTAGCTGCCAAAAAAGCGGGCAAGCCCGAGCCTGCGCCTCCTAGCGAGCCCGAGCCAGAAGTGAGCGAGCCAGCGGATGAGCGCGTAAGCAAGATCAACCAAAAGGTCAAGCAGTACGGCTCTAGCTATCAGTCCTCGCGCGTTAAAAAATACGGCGGAGCCAAGACGACAGCGCCTTTAAACGGCGCGTATTTGAAGCGAAAATTCGGCAACTACAACGATCCCGTGTATAACATCAAGCTTTTCAACGAAAATATCGTGCTAGGCTCAAACAGCGGCGATACGCAGGTTAAGGCGGTGCTACCGGGTAAAGTGGTCTTTGCTAAAGAAACCGCCGTGCTCGATAAAGTCGTGATCCTAGAGCACAGCGGCGGCATCCACACGATCTACGCGCATCTAAATCAGATCCCGCCTACCGTGCGCGTCGGCTCCAACGTCAAAAAGGGCTACATCATCGGGCGCATCGGCTCGGATCTGACCTTTGAAGTGACGCAGCAGAACTACCACATCAACCCGC